AACAGTACAGGTCCAAACACGACTGCTGCAGCAGTAAAGAGATAGACATTTTATACGATTTGCTGCTGCTCTTGCTTTTCACGAGAGTGGAGCGTGGTGCATGTAGCTTGTTGCTGTTGGACAATCATCAAAGCGGCAATAGGCTACTGTCATAGAGCCTCCGTTTGTGGCAAAAGTTAGGATATATCTAATCAATGAAATTAAAATGACAGAATTAAAGGTTAAAGAAGGATAGGCTACAACGACCAAGAGCCAACAGTTAGGCTGCTACTTAATATTTGAATGGAGTTATTTATAACTGTAGGATGAGAATGTGCATGCACTGCAGCCTCAATTAGCCTAGTTAGTTAACATTAGCTATCTTAACTAGCTTCTCCCGGTTTGCTGCAGTCAACACAGATACTATGTAATCATATTTGATGATAAATAAACTAGCTTTGGCAGTTATTAGTCTACTATGGCATGAGTCTGATTGGTTGGTTACGGTCTctcgtctcttcctccctcctcccagtgTACGTCGCTCCCCTGCCTCCTAGAGCCGCCCATTTTTCTCCCTCTCGCGCTTTATCAGCTCTGGTTAATAAAGTaggttaaaaataataatacttcTGGGCTGCTTCCCTTACTCGGACCAGGTCAGGATCCGACCAGATCTATACAGAACGGGTGTAGTTGTCCTCGGGTCCATTCAGAACAGGTTtctatataaaaaaaacatttgatgcATATTGGATCCTGGTGGGAAAGCCCCAAGCGGACTGGTTCCAACGTTTTGGACCGGTAAAGACCTCGTgctaaaacaggttatatcctGATgagtcctccatctctctctatgacAACAGGCACAACTCTTTTAATCTTATTTTGTGCCTTGTGCGTTCACTTACATCAGTGCATTCATAAGAACCTAACCACCACAAAACTTCTATTCAATCAAATAAGCTTCTTGTAGCAAAtgagcaattacatttttttgtgtaCGAAATTTGACACCCATTGACCTCCATGCAAAACTTCCTTACTTCTTGGACAGATTTTTGTCAGAGTAAAACTTTTGGcgtcgcctcttcctctctggtagaAGACACTTCGAAGTACACAGAAATAAAGAAATGTGTCTGGAAATCCGACAACACCTTGTGTGAATGTTTGAGACATAACTCAACTTCACAATTTTCTAGCTGAAAACAAACACTTAGCGGTATATAAAAGGAGACCATTGGTCACTGAATAGTCAAATGTTTATTCCTGATGGATAATACTGAAAAACAAATAGTACAAAATACCAAATTGTTATTATCATCGATAGTCAAGATCAACAAGGTCATGATTGATGTTCAGTGAAGATACTAATTTCTTATAGTAAAAGATACAATGTATTGAGAAACATAAATAAAAGCACAGGTTTCTCTGTGCACAATAAGACAGTTcatttcaacctgtccctggatgaccagcatggtctttGTTCCACTTTATTGGAGTAGGTAGAATGTGTCCCCAACAACTGATACAAGGTCAGAGCTTTACAGATTTCTAATGGTCAACTTCGGGATTGAGGCTAGGTTAAAATGATCTTATGTTGATCTTCTCTCTGATTAGGGAGCAACTTCTACCCTAGTCAGCAATTTCAATTTTCCCTCTCCAAAGAAATCCTGGTTAATATCAATTATCAAACGTCTCAAAATGTTATGAAAAGCACTCATGGTTTTTTAACTGCTCTGGTTCGCCGaagctctttccacactgggagcactggtgaGCGCTGCCGGCCTTGTCTCTGTCTCCACTGTGGATCAGCTGGTGTCTTTTCAGGTACTCTACCCTGCTGAAGCGCTTCCCACATGCCTCGCATCCGTACGGACGCTCGCCTGTGTGAATCCGCTGGTGCCTCTCCAGGTTGCCTAGGCGACTGAAGCTCCTCCCACACTGCTGGCAGCAGTGCTGCCTCTCTCCAGTGTGAACCACCTGGTGCCTCTCCAGCGAGCGAGAGTGGGTGAAGCCCTTCCCACAGAGTTCGCAGCGGTGGGGCCGTTCGGCtgcgcacacacactcatggtTCTTCAGGGCCCAGGCATGGCTGAAGGCGTGGCCGCACGAGGCGCAGGGGAACAGGgtgttctctgtccctccttcctgCAGGTGGGCGTCCCCCAGGGGGCAAGGGTGCTCTTCCAGCTCAGCCTCGTTGGCGAAGCCCCCGCCGCACTGCATGCAGAAATGCATCaggtcccctgtctcctcctcaccacTGTCATCCACGCTACCCGGAGCAGACAGGTGATGTAGGCCCTCGTCTGAGCCTCCCTGCTCCCCCATCCCCTCACCATCCCTCAGCCTCTTGGGCCAGCGTGGCTGCAGCTCCCCTCCAGCCCCCACTGGCAGTGACCCCTGTAATTCCTTCAGACGGGCACCGTGAACCTGCAGGGCATCACCATAGTCCCTCTCTGAGGCTGTGGGACTTTCCAGCTCCCCCTTCTGTTCCAGCCCATCCAGACCAATGTACTTCTGGCCCAGGCTGAACTCACTGTCTGCCACTACTTCCGGGTCAGGGGTCCTGGAGCCATGGTTGGAGCCTGCTGTGGGGGGGATCTTCAGGGCTGCCTGCTCGCGCCCCCTCTCTGCCCTCAGGGCCGTCTCCAGCCCACTCAGGTCCACCACACTCAGCGCCCCCTCTGACACCTCCGTTGGAGGGGACCCCACGTCccactcctcctcatccccctcttcaggCCTCACGGCTAGGGGCCGCTTCAGGGCCACAGGGCTGAGCTCCATGTCTCCTACTGGGCCGAAAGAAGGTGAGAGTCTGTTAGAGGAGCAGTACTATGAGGGTGTATGCAAACATATTGTACTGCAGACACTTAAGAAAACTTCACTGTGTTCACATTGGGGTTATCACTATCCAGGAGGTGTGGTCATCATGTTTTTGGTTCTGAGCTTTCAGCTGGAGTCAGTACCTTCGCTGCGGGTTCTGGATACATGGCAGTTCTGGTTGGGTGGGTCCATCTTCAGGGCTTCCTTGATCAGCCGCAGAGACGTAGGCTGGTAACCCCCATCCACCATATCACCGGACTACAGACAGAGCAAAAATAAACTACATTACCCACCAGTACAGCCCCATAGACTACACAATTATGCAATGCAGAATGCACGACCACAACGAGGGTCCTGTTTTACACAGGGCATTTTCTTTAAAAGTGTCAAGTTTAAACAGTTTGAGATACAATAAAGGTCATCTGTACGTTGCATAGACGCAACTGCATGATCTCAGTCATGTAGAATAGAAAACTGTGTTCGCTCCCAAAATTCTATTCATGTATAGTGTCTACAACGCTCTGCACTTAACATTGACTGCCCTACTGAACAAGTGCTTGAGCTACTTCTGCAGTTGAATATCAAATCAGTGGCTTTCCACCATCCACACCATCTGCTGCAGTGTGTCTCATTGACTCAGAAAACAGCAGTTTAACAACATTCTCAGTCTCACCACACACAGATGATACGCACTGTTATTTTTGTAAACTAGTCGTCTCTGACACACTGACACTGTGTGTGCCACACTCAGAATCCTTAgcactcctcttctccctcacctcctctttGATGATGtccgtctcctccccctctcccgaAATACAGCCCTCCTCCAATagttctccttcttcttcctcctcgtcCCCAGGGACATGGATGAGGTACATCTGGCGTGCCTCCTTCCAGCCTCCCCCTGCTACTTCCCCggctgctcctcctccttcctcccacaCGCCTCCAAATGCAGGACCCAGCTTCTGCTTTCCTcctgtggagggggagagaggaagggaatggatcgggtgagaggaggaggaggggtcgagcatgaaggagagagagagggaagcagtgATAGaaatgaaggagaggaaggaaagcagggaggggagggatggcagggagtgggagagaggcagaggagagagggagcagaggcaGAGGGCATGAGGaaggggagagtggggggagggagagagcatgttGAACGAGAGCAGGAGGGACAGCATGCAGCGGGAGAAagcataaaggagaggagagcagtgacAGAAATTGAGGAgttgggggaagggagagagagcacgatgaaggagaggaggcagagtacGGAGCAGAAGCGGGAGAGAGGAGGCGGCGGgagtgaagagggagggagggcggagggggtgggagtgaagagggagggagggcggaggggatgggagtgaagagggagggagagcggagagaaaagtagaggaggtgggggcagggaggagagagggcattatgaaggagagcagagatggagggagagagagcagagaggagtgggggaggtgagggacagagagaggacatgaagaggaggaggagggagagtggaggagtagaggaggagggaaggagatgaaGGGGAGCCGTGACAGAAATGGAAGAGTTGGGGGAAGGGAAAT
This DNA window, taken from Oncorhynchus gorbuscha isolate QuinsamMale2020 ecotype Even-year linkage group LG13, OgorEven_v1.0, whole genome shotgun sequence, encodes the following:
- the LOC123994090 gene encoding zinc finger and SCAN domain-containing protein 22-like isoform X3 — its product is MADSVETFQTHLTSVMDSLIRASVCEITKLFQDTVNDFLVEISLNRNEMEALKLRLRLTENKLRNERKYGMGWAENRRNAGLIGSEDGGRKKRKIEVPRGKQKLGPAFGGVWEEGGGAAGEVAGGGWKEARQMYLIHVPGDEEEEEGELLEEGCISGEGEETDIIKEESGDMVDGGYQPTSLRLIKEALKMDPPNQNCHVSRTRSEVGDMELSPVALKRPLAVRPEEGDEEEWDVGSPPTEVSEGALSVVDLSGLETALRAERGREQAALKIPPTAGSNHGSRTPDPEVVADSEFSLGQKYIGLDGLEQKGELESPTASERDYGDALQVHGARLKELQGSLPVGAGGELQPRWPKRLRDGEGMGEQGGSDEGLHHLSAPGSVDDSGEEETGDLMHFCMQCGGGFANEAELEEHPCPLGDAHLQEGGTENTLFPCASCGHAFSHAWALKNHECVCAAERPHRCELCGKGFTHSRSLERHQVVHTGERQHCCQQCGRSFSRLGNLERHQRIHTGERPYGCEACGKRFSRVEYLKRHQLIHSGDRDKAGSAHQCSQCGKSFGEPEQLKNHECFS
- the LOC123994090 gene encoding zinc finger and SCAN domain-containing protein 22-like isoform X1, which gives rise to MVPQIDRHGSELMADSVETFQTHLTSVMDSLIRASVCEITKLFQDTVNDFLVEISLNRNEMEALKLRLRLTENKLRNERKYGMGWAENRRNAGLIGSEDGGRKKRKIEVPRGKQKLGPAFGGVWEEGGGAAGEVAGGGWKEARQMYLIHVPGDEEEEEGELLEEGCISGEGEETDIIKEESGDMVDGGYQPTSLRLIKEALKMDPPNQNCHVSRTRSEVGDMELSPVALKRPLAVRPEEGDEEEWDVGSPPTEVSEGALSVVDLSGLETALRAERGREQAALKIPPTAGSNHGSRTPDPEVVADSEFSLGQKYIGLDGLEQKGELESPTASERDYGDALQVHGARLKELQGSLPVGAGGELQPRWPKRLRDGEGMGEQGGSDEGLHHLSAPGSVDDSGEEETGDLMHFCMQCGGGFANEAELEEHPCPLGDAHLQEGGTENTLFPCASCGHAFSHAWALKNHECVCAAERPHRCELCGKGFTHSRSLERHQVVHTGERQHCCQQCGRSFSRLGNLERHQRIHTGERPYGCEACGKRFSRVEYLKRHQLIHSGDRDKAGSAHQCSQCGKSFGEPEQLKNHECFS
- the LOC123994090 gene encoding zinc finger and SCAN domain-containing protein 22-like isoform X2 codes for the protein MVPQIDRHGSELMADSVETFQTHLTSVMDSLIRASVCEITKLFQDTVNDFLVEISLNRNEMEALKLRLRLTENKLRNERKYGMGWAENRRNAGLIGSEDGGRKKRKIEVPRGKQKLGPAFGGVWEEGGGAAGEVAGGGWKEARQMYLIHVPGDEEEEEGELLEEGCISGEGEETDIIKEESGDMVDGGYQPTSLRLIKEALKMDPPNQNCHVSRTRSEGDMELSPVALKRPLAVRPEEGDEEEWDVGSPPTEVSEGALSVVDLSGLETALRAERGREQAALKIPPTAGSNHGSRTPDPEVVADSEFSLGQKYIGLDGLEQKGELESPTASERDYGDALQVHGARLKELQGSLPVGAGGELQPRWPKRLRDGEGMGEQGGSDEGLHHLSAPGSVDDSGEEETGDLMHFCMQCGGGFANEAELEEHPCPLGDAHLQEGGTENTLFPCASCGHAFSHAWALKNHECVCAAERPHRCELCGKGFTHSRSLERHQVVHTGERQHCCQQCGRSFSRLGNLERHQRIHTGERPYGCEACGKRFSRVEYLKRHQLIHSGDRDKAGSAHQCSQCGKSFGEPEQLKNHECFS